A stretch of DNA from Treponema pectinovorum:
TTTATAATACTCTGCGGTGATTATCTGAATCACGGACCTAGAAATCCTCTTCCAGAAGGGTGGAATCCTAAGGGTGTCGCCGCAATTTTAAATGAGCATAAAAATCGAGTAATTGCTGTTCGTGGAAATTGCGACTCTGAAGTTGACGAAATGGTGCTGGAATTTCCTTGCCTTGCTTCTTATACGAATATTTTGGATTGTGGAAAAAGGATTTTTGTTCATCATGGACATCTTTATGAAAGGCAAAAACTTGAATCCTGGCTTACAAAAGGAACTTTAATAATAAGTGGGCATACGCACATTACTGTTTTGGAAGAAAGCAATGGATTTTTTTATTTAAATCCTGGTTCTATAAGCTTACCAAAATGCGAAGATGGGAAAACTTGTGCTACTGTAGAAATTGACTCCCAAAAAAATGTAAAGGTTTCTTTATATACGATAGAAAAAACACTTTTACGCGAACTTTCTTTTTAAGATTTTAGCAAACTGTCGACATAATTTGTAGGTCGCACATCCATGTGCGACAAACGGCAGTGATTGGAGGGGCGCCGCAGGCGTTGGCGTAGCCAATGCAGTGAAAGCGGAACCCCGAAAAGCACGGTTTTTGCGATTAGCAAAAAGCCGCCATCATAAATAATAATCTATTTTTTACCTTGGTCTTTTTCTCGTATTTCGACGCGACGAATCTTTCCAGAGATAGTCTTTGGCAGTTCGTCTACAAAATCTATTATTCTTGGATGCTTGTAGGTCGCCGTTTTGCTCTTCATAAATTCAAAAATTTTAAGTTCAAGCTGTTTGGATTTTTCAAAACCTTTATTTAAAACAACAGATGCTTTTATGACCTGTCCTCGCTTATCGTCTGGAACGCCTGTAACCGCACATTCGAGAATTGCAGGATGCATCAAAAGCACGCTTTCAACTTCAAAAGGGCTTACTCTATATCCAGAAGTTTTTATTACATCGTCGCTACGGCCAGAAAACCAAATGTAGCCATCTTCATCGTAACTTGCAACATCGCCAGTGTTATAAACTCCGTTTGCAAAAGCCTTTTTTGTCTGCTCTGGATTTTTGTAGTAGCCGGTGAAAAGTCCATGCGGATGTTCTTTTTCGAGGCGAATTATGATAGAGCCATTTTCGTTAGGTGCACATTCTGAACCGTCTGGACGCACAATTTGTATGTCATAGCCTGGTGCGGGTTTTCCCATTGAACCAGGTTTTATTTCCATTCCAGGAAAGTTTCCAATCATAACGGTTGCTTCTGTCTGACCAAAAGCTTCGTACATTTTGAGCCCTGTAGATTCGTAAACTTTATTAAAAAGTTCTGGAGTCAACGCTTCTCCTGCTGTTACGAGATATTTTAAAGATGAAATATCGTATTTGTTTATGTCTGCTTTTACTAAAAATCTGTATGTCGTTGGAGGTGCACAGAATGTTGTTACATGATATTTTGAAATTACAGCCATCATTTTTGAAGGCGAAAAACTTACCATGTCGTATGCCATAACAGCAGTTCCGCAAATCCATTGCCCGTAGAGTTTTCCCCATACGGCTTTTGCCCAACCAGTTTCTGCAACAGAAAGATGAAGTCCGTCGTCTATTACATTTTGCCAGTATTTTGCTGTTACTATATGACCAAGCGGATATGTAAAATCGTGCTGAACCATTTTTGGACTTCCGCTAGTGCCAGAAGTAAAATACAAGAGCATTGTGTCGCTGTTTTTAATTTCATCTTCGCCCTTAGGTCGAGCAAAACTGTCTGACATGAGATTTAGCTCATCGTAAAAACTTTCCCAGCCAGAACGATTTTTACCAATCGTTATTAGAGTCAATTTTTTGGCTGCTTCTTTGCAAGCTTCTTCAACTCTTTCCTGAACAACTTCATCATCGTAAGTTACAACGGTTTTTATCCCTGCAGCATTTATGCGATATTCAATATCCTTTGCCGTAAGTTGATTTGTTGCTGGAACTGCGATTGCCCCAATCTTGTGCAAAGCCATAGTCAAAAACCAGAATTCAAATCGCCTTCTCAATATAAGAAGAACTCTGTCGCCTTTTTTTATGCCGTGTTTTACAAGGTAGTTTGCAGTCTGCGATGATTTTTTAGAAATATCTCCAAAAGTAAAGATTTTTTCTTCGCCACTGTCATCGCACCACACGAGTGCTTTTTTTTGCGGTTCTAATTCGGCATACCTATCTACAATGTCGTATGCAAAGTTAAAATTTTGGGGAACCGCTATTTTAAAATTGTTTTTAAAATCTTCATAATCTGCAAATTCAGTTTTGTTTAGAACATAATCTTTTAAAAAGTTCATTTTTTAATTCCTTTTGATGCAATAGATGCAATAAATTTAATTCCTATATCTGTAGACACAACAAAAATAAAAAGGTTGCATAAAAATGCAAAAACTTAAATTTTTAATCCATGTGCTGCAATTCTATCGCAATTTCTTCCATTTCTCTATCAGTCATCGCAATCGTTTCTGCAACTCTATAGAGTTCTCTTCGAACGCTTTCTGGAACTTTTGTTGAAGTTTTATAATGGAGTTGATGTTCAAGGCTTGCCCAAAAATCCATTGCAATCGTTCTGAGTTGAATTTCAACTTTTACTTCGTGAGAATTTTCAGAAAGATATACAGGAATTTCAATAACGAGGTGCAAACTTCTGTAACCGCTTTCTTTAGGTTCTTTTATATAGTCTTTTTCTTTTATCAATTTTATGTCTGGTTGTTTTAAAAGGCTTTCTCTGACTCTGTATATGTCAGAAATAAAAGGGCAGACAACTCTGACGCCGGCAATATCGTTTAAGTTTTGAGTCATCGCTTCAAAACTCATCGGAAGATTTTTCTTTTCTAGTTTTTTAGAAATGCTCTGCGGAGATTTTATCCTTGACTTTAAGCTTTCAATCGGATTTCTCCGCCCGGAAACTTTGTTTTCCTTGTTCAAAATGTCGAGTTTTGTCTCAATTTGTTTTGTGGCACTTTCGTAAATCATCATTATCTGCTGAAACTCAAACGCCATCTTGTAAAAATCTTCAGGATTGGATAGAGATTTTTCAATTAATTTAGGAAAGTTGTTATCGTTAGATTCTTTTGAATTCAATTTTGTTTGTCCTTAAAAATCATCTTTATCTTCCACTATAAATAAAAAAGGGCGGCTTTTGCTACACATAGTTTCGCAAAATCGGGCTTTGCGTGGTTTCGCTAACGCTCCATCGTCCTCGTCGCTTTGCTCCTGCGGTCGACGGCTTCGCCGCCCCTCCAATCCCTGCCGCATTTGTCGTACACGGATGTACACCTACAATCGATGTCGACAGTTTCCGTGAGGAAACTGTCTGTCAAATAAAATCACGGAAGATTTTATTTGAACACAATCCTTGCCGATGGAAGCTCGCATGTGGGTAGCGGGGCTACAAGTAGACCTTGCCGCATTATCGCACAGGAGGTGCGACCTACAAGCAATGTTGACAATTTTGTAA
This window harbors:
- the yfcE gene encoding phosphodiesterase, which gives rise to MKYLVVSDIHGSEESLAKVFKNFQSEVDFIILCGDYLNHGPRNPLPEGWNPKGVAAILNEHKNRVIAVRGNCDSEVDEMVLEFPCLASYTNILDCGKRIFVHHGHLYERQKLESWLTKGTLIISGHTHITVLEESNGFFYLNPGSISLPKCEDGKTCATVEIDSQKNVKVSLYTIEKTLLRELSF
- a CDS encoding GTP pyrophosphokinase, translated to MNSKESNDNNFPKLIEKSLSNPEDFYKMAFEFQQIMMIYESATKQIETKLDILNKENKVSGRRNPIESLKSRIKSPQSISKKLEKKNLPMSFEAMTQNLNDIAGVRVVCPFISDIYRVRESLLKQPDIKLIKEKDYIKEPKESGYRSLHLVIEIPVYLSENSHEVKVEIQLRTIAMDFWASLEHQLHYKTSTKVPESVRRELYRVAETIAMTDREMEEIAIELQHMD
- a CDS encoding AMP-binding protein, translated to MNFLKDYVLNKTEFADYEDFKNNFKIAVPQNFNFAYDIVDRYAELEPQKKALVWCDDSGEEKIFTFGDISKKSSQTANYLVKHGIKKGDRVLLILRRRFEFWFLTMALHKIGAIAVPATNQLTAKDIEYRINAAGIKTVVTYDDEVVQERVEEACKEAAKKLTLITIGKNRSGWESFYDELNLMSDSFARPKGEDEIKNSDTMLLYFTSGTSGSPKMVQHDFTYPLGHIVTAKYWQNVIDDGLHLSVAETGWAKAVWGKLYGQWICGTAVMAYDMVSFSPSKMMAVISKYHVTTFCAPPTTYRFLVKADINKYDISSLKYLVTAGEALTPELFNKVYESTGLKMYEAFGQTEATVMIGNFPGMEIKPGSMGKPAPGYDIQIVRPDGSECAPNENGSIIIRLEKEHPHGLFTGYYKNPEQTKKAFANGVYNTGDVASYDEDGYIWFSGRSDDVIKTSGYRVSPFEVESVLLMHPAILECAVTGVPDDKRGQVIKASVVLNKGFEKSKQLELKIFEFMKSKTATYKHPRIIDFVDELPKTISGKIRRVEIREKDQGKK